Proteins encoded within one genomic window of Halodesulfurarchaeum formicicum:
- a CDS encoding radical SAM protein, which produces MDPLRVQCLMELAYGPVPSRRLGQSLGINNVPPTTCTYACVYCQLGSTTNPETDRQAFFDPAEIESAIEDRLAALGPEETVDYVTFVPDGEPTLDANLGETIDRLQRFPVDVAVITNGSLLRLESVRADLARADWLSVKVDAADHEVWTQVDRPHGAVDFEAVRDGIVRFARDFEGTLTTETMLVAGVNDGAAVEPTAELVGEIAPDTAFVAVPPPPPDEEWVEPPDEAEVTRAYRTFSEYVDDVEYLIGAEGDTFASTGDPRTDLLGVTAVHPMRASQVSALLDREDADWSVVEDLLDAGELIELEYDAETFYVRPISPDRH; this is translated from the coding sequence GTGGACCCGCTACGGGTCCAGTGTCTCATGGAACTCGCATACGGCCCCGTTCCGTCACGTCGACTCGGACAGAGTCTCGGCATCAACAACGTCCCGCCCACGACCTGCACCTACGCCTGTGTGTACTGTCAGCTCGGTTCGACGACTAACCCCGAGACGGACCGCCAGGCGTTTTTCGACCCCGCGGAAATCGAGTCGGCGATCGAGGACCGACTCGCGGCGCTCGGGCCCGAGGAGACAGTCGACTACGTCACCTTTGTCCCCGACGGGGAGCCGACCCTGGATGCCAACCTTGGCGAGACGATCGACCGATTACAACGCTTTCCCGTGGACGTCGCGGTTATCACCAACGGGTCGCTCCTCCGGCTGGAATCGGTCCGTGCGGATCTCGCCCGGGCCGACTGGCTCTCGGTCAAGGTCGATGCCGCCGATCACGAGGTCTGGACGCAGGTCGACCGCCCGCACGGGGCGGTCGACTTCGAGGCGGTCCGGGACGGCATAGTGCGATTCGCTCGTGACTTCGAGGGCACGTTGACGACCGAAACGATGCTCGTCGCCGGAGTCAACGACGGGGCCGCGGTCGAACCAACTGCGGAACTCGTCGGGGAAATCGCCCCAGACACCGCATTCGTGGCTGTCCCCCCCCCCCCCCCCGACGAGGAGTGGGTGGAGCCACCCGACGAAGCCGAAGTTACCCGGGCCTATCGGACCTTCTCCGAGTACGTCGATGACGTGGAGTATCTGATCGGTGCGGAGGGAGATACTTTCGCTAGCACGGGCGATCCCCGGACCGACCTGCTGGGCGTGACGGCGGTCCACCCCATGCGGGCCTCCCAGGTGTCGGCCTTGCTGGACCGCGAGGACGCCGACTGGTCGGTTGTCGAGGACCTCCTCGATGCGGGCGAACTGATCGAACTCGAGTACGACGCGGAAACCTTCTACGTGCGTCCCATCAGCCCCGACCGGCATTAA
- a CDS encoding lipoate--protein ligase family protein — translation MTWRLVQEGQFDAASNMALDQAIQERVAEGADPVIRFYRWEPAAVSIGYFQSLEREVDIEACESANIDYVRRRTGGGAVYHDPTGELTYSVIAPEENYSAAIEASYREICERVLDGFDRLGIDADFAPINDIEYDGRKLSGNAQTRRNGVLLQHGTLLYDLDPEEMFTALSVDEEKLADKAVEAARNRVATVSSVSDASMEDLRSAMIEAFTAGRDYRIDDYRAAELDRAETLAEEKYRTDAWNRDR, via the coding sequence GTGACCTGGCGACTCGTTCAGGAGGGGCAGTTCGACGCGGCGAGTAACATGGCACTCGATCAGGCGATCCAGGAGCGGGTCGCCGAGGGCGCGGATCCGGTCATCAGGTTCTATCGCTGGGAGCCCGCAGCGGTAAGTATCGGCTACTTCCAGTCCCTCGAACGTGAGGTCGATATCGAGGCCTGTGAGTCGGCCAACATCGACTACGTCCGTCGCCGAACTGGGGGCGGGGCGGTCTACCACGACCCGACCGGGGAGCTCACCTACTCGGTGATCGCCCCCGAAGAGAACTATTCGGCGGCCATCGAGGCGAGCTACCGGGAGATCTGCGAGCGGGTCCTCGACGGGTTCGACCGCCTGGGCATCGATGCCGACTTCGCGCCGATCAACGACATCGAGTACGACGGTCGGAAGCTCTCGGGGAACGCCCAGACCCGCCGAAACGGCGTGTTGCTCCAGCACGGGACACTCCTCTATGATCTCGACCCCGAAGAGATGTTCACGGCCCTGTCCGTCGACGAGGAAAAACTGGCAGACAAAGCCGTCGAGGCCGCCCGAAATCGGGTCGCCACCGTTAGCTCGGTGAGCGACGCCTCGATGGAAGACCTTCGATCGGCGATGATCGAGGCGTTTACCGCCGGCCGAGACTATCGAATCGACGACTATCGCGCTGCGGAACTCGACCGGGCCGAGACGCTGGCCGAGGAGAAGTACCGGACCGACGCCTGGAATCGCGACCGCTAG
- the lipA gene encoding lipoyl synthase, producing the protein MRARKSRAMAQRKPAWLRAELSGVDRQHHAVHETVADRDLNTVCEGASCPNREECWSQERTASFMILGDTCTRDCSFCDVPTGSPSPPDPTEPDRLAGAVEDLDLSYVVLTSVDRDDLPDGGAEHFADCIRAVRERNPETTIEVLIPDFMGSTDALRTIVRAGPDVIGHNLETVRRLQGELRDPRAAYYQSLSVLEGVKKLDETIFTKSALMVGFGETEAEVTDAMDDLRGAAVDLLTIGQYLRPSADHPEVQEYVPPEQFEAYREYGEAQGFKYVAAAPTVRSSYRAGELWVENALDDGVEPDRL; encoded by the coding sequence TTGCGGGCTCGAAAAAGCCGGGCCATGGCCCAGCGGAAACCAGCGTGGCTCCGGGCTGAGCTCTCCGGAGTCGATCGACAGCACCACGCCGTTCACGAGACCGTCGCGGATCGGGACCTGAACACCGTCTGTGAGGGAGCCTCCTGCCCCAATCGCGAGGAGTGCTGGTCCCAGGAGCGCACCGCCTCGTTCATGATCCTCGGGGACACCTGCACGCGGGACTGTTCGTTCTGTGACGTGCCAACCGGGTCACCGAGTCCGCCTGACCCGACAGAGCCCGATCGACTGGCCGGGGCGGTCGAGGACCTGGATCTCTCCTATGTGGTCCTCACCTCGGTCGACCGGGACGACCTGCCCGACGGCGGCGCTGAACACTTCGCTGACTGCATTCGTGCCGTCCGCGAGCGAAATCCCGAAACCACCATCGAGGTACTCATTCCCGATTTCATGGGCTCGACCGACGCCCTGCGCACCATCGTCCGGGCCGGCCCCGACGTGATCGGGCACAACCTGGAGACGGTTCGCCGGCTCCAGGGCGAGCTCAGGGATCCACGAGCGGCCTATTATCAGTCCCTGTCGGTACTCGAAGGCGTAAAGAAACTCGATGAGACCATCTTCACGAAAAGCGCCCTCATGGTCGGGTTCGGGGAAACCGAAGCCGAGGTCACCGACGCGATGGACGATCTGCGGGGCGCGGCCGTCGACTTGCTCACCATCGGACAGTACCTGCGGCCCTCCGCCGACCACCCGGAAGTACAGGAGTACGTTCCACCCGAGCAGTTCGAGGCCTACCGCGAGTACGGCGAGGCGCAGGGATTCAAATACGTCGCCGCGGCTCCGACCGTCCGGTCCTCCTATCGAGCCGGTGAGCTCTGGGTCGAGAACGCCCTCGACGACGGGGTCGAACCTGATCGCCTCTAG
- a CDS encoding tryptophanase, translating to MRSYLSKMVSSTRLPPREERETAIEAAGYNVFNLDAEAVYIDLLTDSGTGTMSDEQWAALFRGDEAYAGSSSFSAFEDAVESVMGFEHVVPAHQGRGAENVLYGTLFEDGDVVPNNTHFDTTRAHVANAGANPVDCPVEDAMDPDAPGDFKGNLDLDCVRALADEHGAESIPAIVLTITNNSAAGQPVSVENTREASALAEELDVPLVVDACRFAENAHFVKQREAEFANASVAEIAREQLSYADAVVMSAKKDGITNIGGFVAVRDPDLFEQVKQRAILYEGFTTYGGMAGRDLEALAVGLREAVEDEYVTQRVGQTQALGDALDAAGVPIYQPVGGHAVYLDAEKMVPEVPASQFPGQALVVELYRQGGVRAVELGSFAFPGTDRPELVRLALPRRTYHREHIDHVVETAAAVLETADSVPGYEIVAEPPNEELRHFSAELKPV from the coding sequence ATGCGCTCGTATCTCTCGAAGATGGTGAGCAGTACCCGGCTTCCGCCTCGCGAGGAACGCGAGACGGCCATCGAGGCGGCCGGCTACAACGTGTTCAACCTCGACGCCGAAGCCGTGTACATCGACCTGTTGACCGACAGCGGGACCGGCACCATGAGCGACGAGCAGTGGGCCGCCCTCTTTCGCGGCGACGAGGCCTACGCGGGGAGTTCGAGTTTCAGCGCCTTCGAGGACGCCGTCGAATCGGTCATGGGCTTCGAACACGTCGTTCCCGCTCACCAGGGCCGAGGCGCGGAGAACGTCCTCTACGGGACGCTGTTCGAGGACGGCGACGTGGTCCCGAACAACACCCATTTCGACACCACGCGTGCACACGTCGCGAACGCGGGCGCGAACCCGGTGGACTGTCCGGTCGAGGATGCCATGGATCCGGACGCCCCCGGCGACTTCAAGGGCAATCTCGATCTCGACTGCGTGCGGGCACTCGCCGATGAGCACGGGGCCGAGTCGATCCCGGCGATCGTGTTGACGATCACCAACAACTCCGCGGCGGGTCAGCCCGTCAGTGTCGAAAACACCCGCGAGGCGAGTGCGCTGGCCGAGGAACTCGACGTGCCGCTGGTCGTCGATGCCTGCCGGTTCGCCGAGAACGCACACTTCGTCAAACAGCGCGAGGCGGAGTTCGCGAACGCGAGTGTCGCCGAGATCGCCCGCGAACAGCTCTCGTATGCCGACGCGGTGGTCATGAGCGCCAAGAAAGACGGCATCACCAACATCGGCGGGTTCGTGGCCGTCCGGGATCCCGACCTGTTCGAACAGGTCAAACAGCGGGCGATCCTCTACGAGGGCTTTACGACCTACGGCGGGATGGCCGGCCGGGATCTTGAGGCCCTGGCAGTCGGGCTCCGCGAGGCCGTCGAGGACGAGTACGTGACTCAGCGGGTGGGACAGACCCAGGCGCTGGGCGACGCACTCGATGCGGCCGGGGTCCCGATCTACCAGCCAGTCGGCGGCCACGCCGTCTACCTCGACGCCGAGAAGATGGTGCCCGAGGTGCCGGCATCCCAGTTCCCGGGCCAGGCCCTGGTGGTCGAACTGTACCGCCAGGGCGGTGTGCGGGCCGTGGAACTCGGGAGCTTTGCGTTTCCCGGCACCGACCGACCGGAACTGGTTCGCCTCGCGCTCCCTCGGCGGACCTATCACCGCGAACACATCGATCACGTCGTCGAGACGGCGGCGGCAGTCCTGGAGACGGCTGATTCGGTCCCCGGCTACGAGATCGTCGCCGAACCGCCAAACGAGGAACTCCGGCACTTCTCCGCGGAACTGAAACCCGTCTGA
- a CDS encoding metallophosphoesterase family protein, whose amino-acid sequence MKVGLISDIHANRVALEAVLDDMPPVDLILCAGDLVGYNPWPAAVIETIREQEIPCVQGNHDRMVASGRNFPGNEMARAGVRLAREQLSADQIAFLDGLPTERHVFDGRVKVVHGHPADPDHYTYPEEFGPDLLGEESVLVLGHTHVQHVAETSEGVIVNPGSVGQPRDRDPRAAYAVLDLDSISVEARRVSYDIPQVEQATIEAGLPRSTATRLRDGR is encoded by the coding sequence ATGAAGGTCGGGCTCATCTCGGACATCCACGCGAACCGGGTGGCGCTCGAAGCCGTGCTGGACGACATGCCCCCAGTCGATCTGATCCTCTGTGCCGGGGATCTGGTCGGGTACAATCCCTGGCCGGCAGCCGTAATCGAGACGATCCGCGAGCAGGAGATCCCCTGCGTGCAGGGCAATCACGATCGGATGGTCGCCTCGGGACGAAATTTTCCCGGGAACGAGATGGCCCGGGCCGGCGTTCGACTGGCCAGAGAGCAGCTTTCGGCCGATCAGATCGCCTTCCTCGACGGCCTGCCGACCGAGCGACACGTTTTCGACGGCCGGGTGAAAGTCGTGCACGGCCACCCGGCGGACCCGGATCACTACACCTACCCGGAGGAGTTCGGGCCGGATCTGCTCGGCGAGGAGTCTGTCCTCGTCCTCGGCCACACCCACGTACAGCACGTCGCGGAGACTTCCGAGGGCGTGATCGTCAACCCCGGGAGCGTGGGCCAACCCCGGGATCGGGACCCCAGAGCGGCCTACGCGGTGCTGGATCTCGATTCTATCTCTGTCGAGGCCCGTCGAGTGTCCTACGACATCCCTCAGGTCGAGCAGGCCACAATCGAAGCCGGGTTGCCACGGTCGACGGCCACCCGCTTGCGTGACGGCCGGTAG
- a CDS encoding IMP cyclohydrolase, with amino-acid sequence MYIGRFIVVGPEIAAYRVSSRSFPNREIVERGDTLTVRPTAEAPESDNPYISYNCVKPGGDSMVVGNGSHVDPIAEKLDLGYPPRDALVSGLFALDYEKDDYDTPRIAGVVGEEAYIGIVRRDALLVRSVTEPTLVATYEKDAPESYDFAATDAETAAEAVYEADFEHAVAAAGVSRSGDEFERAVHNGN; translated from the coding sequence ATGTACATCGGTCGCTTCATCGTCGTCGGCCCGGAGATCGCCGCCTATCGGGTCTCCTCGCGATCGTTTCCCAACCGTGAGATCGTCGAGCGCGGGGACACCCTGACCGTGCGGCCGACCGCCGAGGCCCCCGAGTCGGACAATCCCTACATCTCCTATAACTGTGTCAAACCGGGCGGGGACTCGATGGTCGTCGGCAACGGCTCGCACGTCGATCCCATCGCCGAGAAACTCGACCTGGGGTACCCGCCCCGGGACGCCCTCGTTTCCGGGCTGTTCGCCCTCGACTACGAGAAAGACGACTACGACACACCTCGTATCGCCGGCGTGGTCGGCGAGGAGGCGTACATCGGGATCGTCCGCCGGGACGCCCTGCTGGTGCGCTCGGTGACAGAGCCGACCCTGGTCGCGACCTACGAGAAAGACGCCCCCGAATCCTACGACTTCGCGGCGACCGACGCCGAGACCGCCGCCGAGGCGGTCTACGAGGCTGACTTCGAGCACGCCGTCGCCGCGGCCGGCGTTTCGCGTTCTGGAGACGAGTTCGAACGGGCCGTCCACAACGGGAACTAA
- a CDS encoding twin-arginine translocation signal domain-containing protein has product MTDPGKYEGEGIDRRTLLKGTATLAGAGLIGVPMLSGSATAKRPANRTPCHQEFACSEDGTDVKFEFVIVEDDEGNVLDCYFEEETDTGLLEITDWEHKPGEPCEPIAVEWSSDTHIATKVLAFGGRDCELVEDPGESYRADGEGEAGLDTPSGQTAAISNLQFCVEEAPFPACPFYGTTRSDPTAINSIQYDPGLGQIVETSIGDIPDDFADSNYPNGVAFDDANDVWYFAEKNGALKTMNEDGMLGIEEYGVITPGNESIAGAAFRDDLAEYLFIPNGTNRLMAASIAGGSVTTRDVATLNWSVGLGDLAINRAEDVLYVSTTSSNTVGALFFSVDLQDPTTQTLIASEADGDRTQFAIKSQIAFDADETLWAHNAGTGDWRTVTDLTTGALSDVVATTREYTDLARCGFAEYSQA; this is encoded by the coding sequence ATGACAGATCCAGGGAAATACGAGGGGGAGGGAATCGACCGCCGAACACTACTCAAGGGGACTGCGACACTCGCCGGGGCGGGACTGATCGGCGTTCCGATGCTGAGCGGGAGCGCCACAGCAAAGCGGCCTGCGAATCGGACACCGTGTCACCAGGAGTTCGCTTGCAGCGAGGACGGCACCGACGTCAAGTTCGAGTTCGTCATCGTGGAAGACGACGAGGGGAACGTTTTGGATTGCTACTTCGAGGAGGAGACGGACACCGGATTGCTCGAGATCACGGATTGGGAACACAAACCCGGCGAGCCCTGTGAGCCCATCGCCGTGGAGTGGAGCTCGGACACACACATCGCAACCAAGGTGCTGGCCTTCGGTGGCAGAGACTGCGAGCTCGTCGAGGATCCGGGCGAATCCTATCGCGCGGACGGGGAGGGTGAAGCCGGTCTGGACACCCCCAGTGGGCAGACGGCCGCGATCAGCAACCTCCAGTTCTGTGTCGAGGAGGCTCCGTTCCCGGCGTGTCCGTTCTACGGGACGACCCGGTCGGACCCCACCGCGATCAACAGCATCCAGTACGATCCCGGGCTCGGACAGATCGTGGAGACGTCGATCGGGGACATCCCCGATGACTTCGCGGACAGTAACTACCCGAACGGCGTGGCCTTCGACGACGCGAACGACGTCTGGTACTTCGCCGAGAAGAACGGCGCCCTCAAGACGATGAACGAGGACGGTATGCTTGGAATCGAGGAGTACGGCGTCATCACGCCGGGCAACGAGTCGATCGCCGGGGCCGCGTTCCGGGACGACCTCGCGGAGTACCTGTTCATCCCGAACGGGACAAACCGACTCATGGCCGCGTCCATCGCGGGCGGCAGCGTGACGACTCGGGACGTCGCCACCCTGAATTGGTCGGTCGGGCTCGGGGACCTCGCGATCAACCGGGCTGAAGACGTCCTGTATGTCAGCACGACCAGCTCGAACACTGTCGGCGCGCTGTTCTTCAGCGTCGATCTGCAGGATCCGACCACCCAGACGCTGATCGCCAGCGAGGCGGACGGCGACCGGACCCAGTTCGCGATCAAGTCCCAGATCGCCTTCGACGCGGACGAGACCCTCTGGGCGCACAACGCGGGCACCGGCGACTGGAGAACGGTGACCGACCTCACCACGGGCGCACTGAGCGACGTGGTCGCGACGACCCGGGAGTACACCGACCTCGCCCGCTGTGGGTTCGCGGAGTACAGCCAGGCCTGA
- a CDS encoding sulfite exporter TauE/SafE family protein — protein MSPKPTTRLQKAFLKYQHVFVFLAPALFVLVVLTAAPTPADAGFSYWLEYWWLFPFFLLGATTVNTAGISGSALFVPFFIFIFPLLAHPLEPETLVKVGLISESFGLSSSTFAFIQYGLVDRRLALTLVGGSVPFVVGGAVLSFFIPEAVFHAALGVALLAAAYLMKKADMSHETSTESGVQEAVADGGIEELPDDAGKLGPAGVEADEDGQVTRVDREGDTYQYSWSGYLERFLNYSVGGTFQGLAGFGIGELGIISQLRTEVPTRVAIGTNHIVVASTAIIASVVHVFGGSFIPGGHAMSIASTPWNMVVFTVPATVTGGQIAPYVSNALNTETIQTGIAGLFTVISIALFLMASGF, from the coding sequence ATGAGTCCGAAGCCAACTACCCGACTCCAGAAGGCGTTCCTGAAGTACCAGCACGTCTTCGTGTTCCTGGCGCCGGCGCTGTTCGTCCTCGTGGTGCTCACCGCTGCGCCGACCCCGGCGGATGCAGGCTTCTCCTACTGGCTCGAGTACTGGTGGCTGTTCCCGTTCTTCCTGCTGGGGGCGACTACGGTGAACACCGCCGGGATCAGCGGTTCGGCGCTGTTCGTGCCGTTTTTCATCTTCATCTTCCCGCTTCTGGCCCATCCCCTGGAGCCGGAGACGCTGGTCAAGGTCGGGCTGATCAGCGAGTCCTTCGGCCTGTCGAGTTCGACCTTCGCGTTCATCCAGTACGGGCTGGTCGACCGCCGACTGGCCCTGACGCTGGTCGGGGGCAGCGTGCCTTTCGTCGTGGGCGGCGCGGTGCTCTCCTTTTTCATTCCGGAGGCGGTCTTCCATGCCGCCCTGGGGGTCGCGCTGCTCGCGGCGGCCTACCTCATGAAGAAGGCCGACATGAGCCACGAGACCTCCACCGAGTCAGGCGTCCAGGAAGCCGTGGCCGACGGGGGTATCGAGGAGCTTCCCGACGACGCCGGTAAACTCGGTCCCGCCGGGGTCGAGGCCGACGAGGACGGCCAGGTCACGCGGGTCGACCGCGAGGGTGACACCTACCAGTACTCCTGGTCGGGCTACCTCGAACGGTTCCTGAACTACAGCGTCGGCGGGACGTTCCAGGGTCTGGCCGGCTTCGGCATCGGCGAACTGGGCATCATCTCCCAGCTCCGGACCGAGGTGCCGACCCGGGTGGCCATCGGTACCAACCACATCGTCGTGGCGAGTACCGCTATCATCGCCTCGGTCGTGCACGTCTTTGGCGGGTCGTTCATCCCCGGCGGCCACGCGATGAGCATCGCCTCGACGCCCTGGAACATGGTCGTGTTCACCGTCCCAGCGACGGTTACCGGCGGGCAGATCGCTCCCTACGTCTCGAACGCCCTCAACACGGAGACGATCCAAACCGGTATTGCTGGCCTGTTCACGGTGATCTCGATCGCACTGTTCCTCATGGCGAGTGGGTTCTGA
- a CDS encoding universal stress protein, which yields MYQDILFPTDGSEGTDQLAAHVGSLAEQYDATVHVVSVLDTRNRFEGPNMGLGESVWSETERERAETVVEEATAQLPADIAVDRYVESGVPHKVILEHADRADVDLIVMGTHGRTGIDHYLLGSVAEKVVRHATAPVLTVRIG from the coding sequence ATGTATCAGGACATCCTCTTCCCGACCGACGGCAGCGAGGGGACCGACCAGCTCGCGGCCCACGTGGGGTCGCTGGCTGAACAGTACGACGCGACCGTCCACGTCGTCTCGGTGCTGGACACGCGCAACCGCTTCGAGGGGCCGAACATGGGCCTCGGGGAGTCGGTCTGGAGCGAGACCGAACGGGAACGCGCCGAAACAGTCGTCGAGGAGGCCACAGCCCAACTCCCCGCCGACATCGCCGTTGACCGATACGTCGAGTCTGGGGTTCCCCACAAGGTCATTCTCGAACACGCCGACCGGGCGGACGTGGACCTGATCGTCATGGGTACTCACGGGCGGACGGGGATCGACCACTACCTGCTGGGTAGCGTCGCCGAGAAGGTGGTTCGACACGCGACTGCGCCGGTGCTCACGGTCCGGATCGGGTAA
- a CDS encoding Na+/H+ antiporter NhaC family protein encodes MSDFGALSLVPPLLAILLAIVTRKAVLSLFLGVWVGGVIYTGGLGVGQTFTWIASALGDSVFHAQVVIFLLLLGSAVAMIWRIGGSYAVRDWTMDHLDSQRKAGVVAWLLGIAMFFDDYANTAIVGSSVKDVSDRLKISREKLSYIVDSTAAPVSTLGISSWVAYQLTMIEEGYAATDLAASEIPDAFEVFLQSIPFNMYAILAIVMVGIVVLSGRDYGEMLGAEHRAATTGLVSREEARPMQDVAAELGEPDVTNPRLRSFFLPIAVLIVVTLGSGLYTGYQPGATLQEMFTGGDYAMALIFGSFAMVVSTYLLAWFDGHLTLSESVDATIDGFSLMLTAVTILVLAWSIGNVANDLGTGTYVAGIATQTLSPAVLPAVVLFVTGFVAFSMGSAWAAMSIMTPIVIPVAWELAGTHTMVAVVVGMVFSGAIFGDHTSPISDTTVLSATFTGADLIDHVRTQLYYAITVAVVTASLMVVWGVTRISPLVLLVVGVVVLTGLVYALSALDARRRSIDPVQTPAESTDD; translated from the coding sequence ATGTCAGACTTTGGCGCGCTCTCCCTCGTGCCCCCGCTGTTAGCGATCCTCCTGGCGATCGTCACACGAAAGGCCGTGTTGTCACTCTTCCTCGGCGTCTGGGTCGGGGGAGTCATCTACACCGGCGGGCTCGGGGTCGGCCAGACCTTTACCTGGATCGCGTCGGCCCTCGGCGACAGCGTCTTTCACGCACAGGTCGTGATCTTTCTGTTGCTCCTGGGTTCGGCCGTCGCGATGATCTGGCGGATCGGCGGCTCGTATGCCGTTCGGGACTGGACCATGGACCACCTCGACAGCCAGCGGAAAGCCGGCGTCGTGGCCTGGCTGTTGGGTATCGCGATGTTCTTCGACGATTACGCCAACACGGCCATCGTCGGGAGCAGCGTGAAAGACGTCTCCGACCGGCTCAAGATCTCCCGGGAGAAACTCTCCTACATCGTCGACTCGACGGCGGCCCCGGTCTCGACGCTGGGCATCTCTTCCTGGGTCGCCTATCAGCTCACGATGATCGAGGAGGGCTATGCGGCGACTGACCTCGCCGCAAGCGAGATCCCCGACGCCTTCGAGGTGTTCCTCCAGTCGATTCCCTTCAACATGTACGCCATCCTCGCCATCGTGATGGTCGGCATCGTGGTCCTCTCGGGGCGGGACTACGGCGAGATGCTGGGGGCCGAACATCGGGCCGCGACGACCGGACTCGTGAGTCGGGAAGAGGCCCGACCGATGCAGGATGTCGCCGCCGAACTGGGCGAACCCGACGTGACCAATCCCCGGTTGCGTTCCTTTTTCCTCCCGATCGCGGTGCTCATCGTTGTCACACTTGGATCGGGACTGTACACGGGCTACCAGCCGGGCGCCACGCTCCAGGAGATGTTCACCGGCGGGGACTATGCGATGGCCCTGATCTTCGGGTCCTTCGCGATGGTCGTCTCGACGTATCTGTTGGCCTGGTTCGACGGCCACCTGACGCTGAGCGAGAGTGTTGATGCCACCATCGACGGTTTCTCCCTCATGCTCACCGCGGTGACGATCCTCGTCCTGGCCTGGTCGATCGGCAACGTCGCGAACGACCTGGGGACCGGGACGTACGTCGCCGGCATCGCCACACAAACCCTCTCCCCGGCGGTGTTACCCGCCGTCGTGCTTTTCGTCACGGGCTTTGTCGCTTTCTCGATGGGGAGTGCCTGGGCCGCCATGAGCATCATGACGCCCATCGTGATTCCGGTGGCCTGGGAACTCGCCGGCACGCACACCATGGTCGCCGTGGTCGTCGGGATGGTCTTCTCGGGGGCGATCTTCGGCGATCACACCTCGCCGATCTCGGACACCACGGTCCTCTCCGCGACCTTCACCGGCGCTGACCTGATCGACCACGTGCGCACGCAACTCTACTATGCGATCACCGTCGCCGTGGTTACCGCGTCCCTGATGGTCGTCTGGGGCGTGACCCGCATCTCGCCGCTGGTTCTCCTGGTGGTCGGTGTCGTGGTCCTGACCGGCCTGGTCTATGCCCTCTCGGCTCTCGACGCGCGGCGTCGATCCATCGACCCGGTCCAGACCCCAGCCGAATCCACCGACGACTGA